In Candidatus Bathyarchaeota archaeon, one DNA window encodes the following:
- a CDS encoding TIGR04076 family protein codes for MAKVSVEITDILEEGWCPLDHKIGETFNYPEDIGKLCPAALNSIYPYLRILESGGSYEYFETPNSHSACCPDYKRPVVFKISREASE; via the coding sequence ATGGCAAAAGTGTCTGTAGAGATAACGGATATTCTTGAGGAAGGGTGGTGCCCGTTGGATCACAAGATTGGTGAGACGTTTAACTATCCTGAGGATATAGGAAAACTCTGCCCGGCTGCACTCAACTCTATCTACCCTTATCTGAGAATATTGGAATCGGGAGGATCCTACGAATACTTCGAAACGCCCAACTCCCACTCTGCCTGCTGCCCCGATTATAAGCGCCCTGTAGTCTTCAAGATATCCCGTGAAGCATCAGAGTAG
- a CDS encoding D-cysteine desulfhydrase family protein, which yields MRINDLPRVKLAVLPTPLEPLKNLSKELGGPQIYIKRDDMTGLATGGNKTRILEFILGDALNLGADIIVTGANPQSNFLRQTTAATRKLGIDLLLVISDKKPQEINGNLLLTTIMGAEIRFVGGHEDDLEPKMEEIAQELRELGHTPFIIHRFGSVPKGATAYVNAFNELESQIKQRGLEINKVLVSSAAGTYGGLCLGSIAANSDIEVMGIAISERKDNWEQNLTDLINGTANHLGLNIEFRPDDINVKIDYIGNGYAIPTEGMIKAIKLVAKTEGVLLDPIYTGKGMAGLIDLIKKEVFTEDDKVVFWHTGGVPSLFPPQFRQLFT from the coding sequence ATGAGAATCAATGACCTACCCAGAGTAAAACTAGCAGTCTTACCAACACCATTGGAGCCTTTGAAAAATTTATCAAAAGAACTCGGTGGGCCACAAATATACATTAAAAGAGATGATATGACCGGACTTGCGACGGGCGGTAACAAGACGAGAATCCTTGAGTTTATCCTGGGAGACGCGTTAAATCTCGGAGCGGATATAATCGTTACAGGAGCCAATCCTCAGTCAAATTTCTTAAGACAAACTACTGCAGCTACCCGGAAACTCGGCATTGATCTCCTTTTAGTGATCAGCGATAAAAAGCCTCAGGAAATTAACGGCAATCTGTTACTCACAACGATTATGGGAGCCGAGATCCGCTTCGTCGGCGGGCATGAAGATGATTTGGAACCAAAAATGGAGGAAATTGCTCAAGAGTTGAGAGAATTGGGGCATACCCCCTTTATCATTCACAGATTTGGTTCAGTTCCAAAAGGTGCTACTGCATACGTCAACGCGTTCAATGAGTTAGAGAGCCAAATAAAGCAGCGGGGTCTAGAAATCAACAAGGTCCTAGTCTCAAGTGCAGCAGGTACGTATGGTGGTCTGTGTCTAGGCTCGATAGCAGCTAATTCAGATATCGAGGTCATGGGAATAGCTATCAGTGAACGGAAAGATAACTGGGAACAGAACCTTACGGATCTAATCAACGGAACAGCGAATCATCTAGGATTGAATATCGAATTCAGACCAGACGACATCAACGTTAAAATTGATTACATTGGAAACGGATATGCTATTCCTACTGAGGGCATGATTAAGGCGATTAAGCTTGTTGCAAAGACAGAAGGAGTGCTTTTAGATCCTATCTATACAGGTAAAGGCATGGCTGGATTAATTGACTTGATAAAAAAGGAGGTCTTCACTGAGGACGACAAAGTTGTCTTCTGGCATACCGGGGGAGTGCCTTCGCTTTTTCCACCTCAATTCAGACAATTATTTACCTGA
- a CDS encoding ERCC4 domain-containing protein translates to MSESLQISVDSNEATGRRDIVNYLRLAGFKVDVQKLDVCDYVVSDRCGVERKDVSDFLGSMRDGRLFSQAGDMARVYEKPILILEGKLSRAFGRSRMRPASVYGALSSLALDYGLSVIPTDSPDGTAVLLHRLAYREQVKKERTVQLRSVRRDLPPSQQQVFLLSGLPQVGTTLAGELLAQFDTPFKVIKEFASAEVHVSASGKTRRLLGSLAEVRGVGPVIVERAQGVLNRSHRELCELDEG, encoded by the coding sequence TTGAGTGAAAGTCTACAGATAAGTGTGGATAGCAATGAGGCTACGGGACGTCGGGACATTGTGAATTATCTCCGACTAGCTGGTTTCAAGGTAGACGTGCAGAAGCTAGATGTTTGCGACTACGTGGTTTCTGACAGGTGTGGCGTGGAAAGGAAGGACGTGTCCGATTTTCTAGGGAGCATGAGGGATGGGAGACTATTTAGTCAGGCAGGAGATATGGCCCGTGTGTACGAAAAACCGATCTTGATATTAGAGGGAAAGCTATCCCGGGCTTTCGGCAGGAGTCGTATGAGGCCTGCGTCAGTATATGGGGCGTTGTCAAGTCTTGCGCTGGATTATGGGTTATCTGTGATCCCTACGGATAGTCCTGATGGCACGGCGGTGCTACTACATCGGTTAGCGTATCGGGAGCAGGTTAAAAAGGAGAGGACTGTGCAACTTCGGAGCGTGCGGAGAGACCTGCCTCCGAGTCAGCAGCAGGTGTTCCTCCTGTCGGGGCTGCCTCAAGTTGGAACGACCCTTGCGGGGGAACTGTTGGCCCAATTTGACACGCCTTTCAAGGTGATTAAGGAGTTCGCGTCGGCAGAGGTGCATGTTTCTGCTTCGGGTAAGACAAGGAGGCTGCTGGGATCATTGGCTGAGGTACGGGGTGTGGGTCCAGTGATCGTGGAGAGGGCTCAGGGGGTTCTGAATCGCTCTCATCGGGAGCTCTGTGAGCTAGATGAGGGTTGA
- a CDS encoding MFS transporter, which yields MSNKTRGRFSLPFRPPFFYGWVIVVVSSLTIFFSGPGQTYSVSTFIDSYIREFGWSRFTISTMYSTGTLTAGLLMGLVGNLLDRRGHRVATTSIALVFGLACLGMSIVNSSFTMLVGFFLIRLLGQGSMSLSSSTLVPQWFIRKKGRALSIVAIGGAAGSALIPPLNIYIIEHFGWKTGWRIWAVLLWLVMAPVAYLLTRDKPEDVGLAPDGETLSPLVNEPNNSPLGESWTVREAMGTRTFWLLLFCNIIPSAINTGLIFHQISIMDQIGVSAQSAAVVLSLMAFIRLPVVLVAGRIADKVPARFVQIGSMAGLFVTLVILYMTDSFQMAGIYGIITGITMAFQIMVSGVIWPDYYGRHHLGSIRGMTMMAGVIGSALGPLPFGYAYDIFGGYTEALTISMIFPILGMIAAFLAKPPRKTKIKPPTIP from the coding sequence ATGAGCAACAAAACCAGGGGTCGCTTCTCCCTCCCCTTTAGGCCGCCTTTCTTTTACGGATGGGTCATAGTTGTGGTCTCCTCCCTTACCATTTTCTTTTCGGGACCAGGTCAGACCTACAGCGTCTCTACATTCATCGACTCCTATATCAGGGAATTTGGCTGGAGCCGGTTTACGATCTCCACTATGTACTCTACAGGGACTCTAACTGCTGGCCTTTTGATGGGGTTAGTGGGTAACTTGCTCGACCGCCGGGGTCACCGAGTTGCAACAACATCCATTGCACTTGTTTTCGGTTTGGCCTGCTTGGGTATGAGTATCGTAAATAGTTCCTTTACAATGTTAGTCGGGTTTTTTTTGATACGACTCTTGGGTCAAGGATCCATGAGCCTAAGCAGTAGCACCCTTGTCCCCCAGTGGTTCATTCGGAAAAAGGGGCGAGCTCTCAGTATTGTTGCAATAGGAGGTGCTGCAGGGTCTGCGCTCATCCCGCCTTTAAATATTTACATCATCGAACATTTTGGATGGAAGACCGGATGGCGAATCTGGGCCGTTCTACTATGGCTCGTAATGGCACCTGTTGCCTATCTCCTGACCAGGGATAAACCAGAAGATGTAGGACTCGCCCCTGACGGCGAGACATTGTCCCCATTAGTAAATGAACCTAATAATTCACCCTTGGGGGAGAGCTGGACAGTTAGGGAGGCTATGGGCACTAGGACTTTCTGGCTCCTCCTTTTCTGCAATATCATCCCCTCTGCGATTAACACAGGTCTCATTTTCCATCAGATCTCAATCATGGACCAAATTGGAGTCTCTGCCCAATCAGCCGCAGTAGTTTTGAGCCTCATGGCCTTCATCCGACTTCCCGTAGTGCTTGTTGCAGGCCGGATCGCTGACAAAGTGCCCGCTAGATTCGTTCAAATAGGCTCCATGGCCGGGCTCTTTGTCACACTTGTCATCCTATATATGACGGATTCATTCCAGATGGCAGGGATTTATGGCATCATAACAGGGATAACAATGGCCTTTCAGATAATGGTGAGTGGAGTGATCTGGCCTGACTATTATGGACGCCATCACTTAGGAAGTATCAGAGGGATGACAATGATGGCAGGAGTGATTGGATCAGCACTAGGCCCCCTCCCCTTTGGATATGCATACGATATCTTTGGAGGTTATACTGAGGCTTTAACGATCTCCATGATCTTCCCAATCCTTGGAATGATTGCAGCTTTTCTGGCTAAACCGCCACGAAAAACAAAGATCAAGCCTCCAACCATACCTTAA
- a CDS encoding hydantoinase B/oxoprolinase family protein: MEVIKGALIYAAEEMGIALKKSAYSPNIKERMDHSCALFDHQRRLVAQAEHIPVHLGSMAIAVREGLRLYKNELGPGDMLLFNDPYISGTHLPDLTLIAPIFYDGELIGYAANKAHHTDVGGRAPGSIAGDSTELYQEGLIIPPVKFVRSGAIDTELSWLFRSNVRTPEIQMGDLRAQIAANNTGKLRVGALIQEYGVEVLHEAMGAVMDYSERRMRASIQTIPDGTYEAEDCLEDSGTANDPLFIHVKIIVEGDSVEFNFEGTSPQVAGPVNAPLGVTLAGVFFTLISVTDPTIPVNEGCFRPLTLNIPEGCFLNPRRPAPVAGGNVETSQRNVDALMGALAKALPGRVPAASQGTMNNVSVGGLRRDGSPWTFYETIAGGNGGRPGSDGVDGVHVNMTNTMNTPIEALEADLPLRFEAYRFRPDTGGPGRWRGGCGIERIWTLQSECATLSILGERNKIPPWGLYGGGPGALGEYILFKRDGTKRKLPSKCTVPIEEGDTLLIRTPGGGGYGDPYARLPALIQEDVLNGLCTVESAEREYGVAIEPDSLTVDVEATEALRKRRIIGID, translated from the coding sequence GTGGAGGTCATCAAGGGCGCCCTTATTTACGCCGCCGAGGAGATGGGGATCGCACTAAAAAAGTCAGCTTACTCTCCTAACATAAAGGAGAGGATGGATCACAGCTGCGCCCTCTTCGACCACCAGCGCCGCCTAGTCGCTCAGGCTGAGCATATCCCTGTACACCTAGGCTCCATGGCGATAGCGGTCCGAGAGGGGCTTCGCCTATACAAAAACGAGTTGGGACCAGGGGACATGCTTCTTTTCAATGACCCCTATATTAGTGGTACCCACCTCCCTGACCTTACCTTAATAGCCCCAATATTCTACGATGGTGAGCTTATCGGCTATGCAGCTAACAAGGCCCACCATACAGACGTAGGCGGGAGGGCTCCTGGGAGCATCGCGGGGGACTCTACAGAGCTCTATCAGGAAGGTCTCATTATTCCACCGGTGAAGTTCGTTCGAAGCGGTGCCATCGACACGGAACTCTCATGGCTCTTCAGGAGCAACGTAAGAACTCCCGAGATCCAGATGGGGGATTTGAGGGCCCAGATAGCTGCAAATAACACTGGAAAACTACGGGTGGGCGCGCTCATCCAAGAGTACGGGGTAGAGGTGCTCCACGAGGCGATGGGAGCCGTGATGGATTACTCCGAGCGTCGAATGCGGGCCAGTATCCAGACTATCCCCGATGGGACATATGAAGCGGAGGATTGTCTCGAGGACTCGGGGACAGCAAACGATCCCCTATTTATCCATGTCAAAATCATAGTTGAGGGCGATTCTGTTGAGTTTAACTTTGAGGGTACTTCACCCCAGGTTGCAGGGCCTGTTAACGCCCCACTAGGAGTCACTCTCGCCGGCGTCTTTTTTACCTTGATCTCAGTGACTGACCCGACCATCCCTGTGAATGAAGGATGTTTCAGGCCTCTAACATTGAACATTCCGGAGGGGTGTTTTCTCAATCCTCGGAGGCCAGCCCCGGTAGCAGGGGGTAACGTAGAGACAAGTCAGAGGAACGTGGATGCCCTCATGGGGGCTTTAGCCAAGGCCCTTCCTGGGAGAGTGCCCGCAGCTAGCCAGGGGACTATGAACAATGTCTCCGTGGGCGGATTACGGAGGGATGGGTCTCCTTGGACGTTCTATGAAACCATTGCCGGGGGAAACGGGGGCCGACCCGGCTCAGATGGGGTGGATGGGGTTCATGTCAATATGACCAACACCATGAACACCCCAATTGAGGCCCTAGAGGCTGATCTCCCTCTCAGATTCGAGGCCTACAGGTTCCGCCCAGATACCGGGGGACCTGGTAGATGGAGAGGAGGCTGCGGTATCGAGAGGATTTGGACTCTGCAGTCGGAGTGCGCTACCCTCTCAATCCTCGGGGAGAGGAACAAGATTCCACCATGGGGTCTCTATGGAGGGGGACCTGGGGCCCTTGGAGAGTATATTCTCTTTAAGCGGGATGGAACTAAGCGGAAGCTCCCCTCGAAGTGCACAGTGCCCATTGAGGAGGGGGACACCTTATTGATCAGAACCCCGGGAGGTGGAGGGTACGGGGACCCTTATGCGAGACTCCCCGCCCTAATACAAGAGGACGTCCTTAATGGCCTCTGCACCGTCGAATCCGCAGAGAGAGAATACGGTGTGGCCATCGAGCCAGACTCATTGACTGTGGATGTTGAGGCCACAGAGGCCCTCAGGAAGCGCCGCATCATCGGTATAGACTGA
- a CDS encoding hydantoinase/oxoprolinase family protein gives MYRVSVDVGGTFTDLVAMGGENGRVINIKVPTEPKSPELGVLLALRRFLEGRDPLNVGMVGHATTIATNALFGQVDLDLPRTAFVTTEGFRDVLEIGRQRRAEVYNLFFQRPQMLVARRDRNVVRERMDHKGNVVRPLNKEDLEGAVKRIQRNGVESVAIGFLNSYANPMHEEQAYVILKEALPDIPITVSSRISSGYREYERFSTAVVNATLIPIIKTYVSRLADGLKGLGVVASFYVMQSNGGMAASEVVSEKPASIVESGPASGVIASAWMGGLIGRDEVMSFDMGGTTAKAGTVRGRIPEVVHEYEVAGKVHMGRILKGSGYPVSFPFIDLAECSTGGGTIAWADESGGLHLGPMSAGAKPGPACYGKGGGELTITDANLVLGRLNPNSLLGGQMEIKPKLAEKAAERLGGKLGMDPESTAMSVIKVADSLMSQILRIVSIERGYDPRRFTLVSFGGAGPMHACSLAEGLEIDEIIVPPNPGMFSALGLLTADLFHDLSKAIITRVERADVGQLEVLFGEMEEEGREILSSEDVSPGDMRLRRYMDLRYYGQSYEISVDYPEGPLEDRMHQAVKNFHKRHGKIYGYYDKDEPVELVTLRLRAVGFIKKPALLRIPKGSKRPIPTSVRSVYFDGPDTWFETPIYKRKDLGSGSVLHGPAIIEQYDSTTVVYPEWKGETDWFGVLNLRREAQ, from the coding sequence TTGTATCGGGTAAGCGTTGATGTTGGAGGCACATTCACTGACCTCGTTGCGATGGGCGGAGAGAATGGGCGAGTCATCAATATCAAGGTCCCCACGGAGCCCAAAAGCCCCGAATTGGGAGTTCTCCTAGCCCTTCGTAGGTTCCTTGAGGGGAGGGACCCCCTCAACGTGGGAATGGTGGGCCACGCCACAACAATCGCCACCAACGCGCTATTTGGCCAGGTTGACCTAGACCTACCCAGAACCGCATTCGTTACCACTGAGGGGTTCAGGGACGTTTTGGAGATCGGTCGCCAGAGGAGGGCGGAGGTATACAACTTGTTCTTCCAGCGGCCACAGATGCTAGTGGCGAGGAGGGACAGGAACGTGGTTCGGGAGCGGATGGACCATAAGGGGAACGTGGTGAGGCCTCTAAATAAGGAGGACCTTGAGGGGGCCGTCAAGAGGATACAGAGAAATGGCGTCGAATCAGTGGCAATAGGGTTCCTTAACTCCTACGCAAATCCAATGCATGAAGAACAGGCATATGTTATCCTCAAGGAAGCATTGCCTGATATTCCCATTACCGTCTCGAGCCGGATCTCTAGTGGATACCGGGAATACGAGCGGTTCAGCACGGCAGTTGTTAATGCAACACTTATTCCCATCATCAAAACATACGTCTCCCGTCTCGCCGACGGTCTGAAGGGGCTCGGGGTAGTCGCGTCCTTTTACGTGATGCAGTCCAATGGGGGGATGGCTGCTTCCGAGGTTGTCTCAGAAAAACCAGCATCCATAGTGGAGTCTGGCCCAGCCTCAGGAGTCATCGCCTCTGCCTGGATGGGGGGTCTCATTGGTCGAGATGAAGTGATGAGCTTTGATATGGGGGGGACAACGGCTAAGGCTGGAACTGTAAGGGGGAGGATCCCAGAGGTAGTTCATGAATATGAGGTTGCGGGAAAGGTCCATATGGGACGTATCCTCAAGGGGAGCGGGTATCCCGTAAGTTTCCCATTCATTGATCTCGCAGAATGTAGCACGGGTGGGGGGACAATTGCTTGGGCGGACGAGTCCGGAGGGCTCCATCTTGGACCTATGAGCGCTGGGGCTAAGCCTGGGCCAGCCTGCTACGGGAAGGGCGGAGGCGAGCTGACTATCACAGACGCCAACCTTGTCTTGGGACGGCTAAATCCAAATAGCTTATTGGGGGGGCAGATGGAGATCAAACCCAAGCTCGCAGAGAAAGCAGCTGAGCGACTCGGGGGTAAGCTGGGGATGGATCCTGAGAGTACCGCTATGAGTGTTATCAAGGTCGCCGACTCCCTAATGTCCCAGATACTCAGGATAGTCTCTATTGAGCGGGGCTACGATCCCCGACGATTCACCTTAGTATCCTTCGGCGGGGCGGGCCCTATGCACGCATGCTCTCTTGCAGAGGGGCTGGAGATCGACGAAATTATAGTGCCCCCAAATCCTGGAATGTTCTCCGCGTTGGGTCTCCTTACAGCCGATCTATTTCACGATCTTTCTAAGGCCATTATCACCCGGGTAGAGCGAGCTGATGTGGGACAACTTGAGGTCCTGTTTGGGGAGATGGAGGAGGAGGGGCGAGAGATACTTTCCTCTGAGGATGTTTCTCCTGGGGATATGAGGCTTAGGAGATACATGGATCTCAGGTACTATGGTCAATCCTATGAGATCTCCGTCGACTATCCAGAGGGACCTTTGGAGGATCGGATGCACCAAGCAGTTAAGAACTTCCACAAAAGGCACGGAAAAATCTACGGCTACTATGATAAAGATGAGCCTGTGGAACTCGTGACCCTTAGGCTTAGAGCGGTGGGGTTTATTAAAAAACCGGCGCTCTTACGGATTCCGAAAGGCTCAAAACGGCCAATCCCCACCAGCGTTAGGTCTGTCTATTTCGATGGACCTGACACGTGGTTTGAAACCCCGATATACAAACGGAAAGATCTTGGATCTGGGAGCGTCCTTCATGGGCCTGCCATCATTGAGCAGTACGACTCCACGACGGTAGTCTACCCCGAGTGGAAGGGAGAAACAGACTGGTTCGGCGTCCTTAATCTCAGGAGGGAAGCCCAATAG
- a CDS encoding zinc-ribbon domain-containing protein, whose translation MTLGNGRKIWWRCSRGHEWEAAVASRIRGTGCPDCFFCLDSLWNRDLMHDHPILYSFVFLKIFAIILLI comes from the coding sequence ATAACTCTAGGAAATGGTAGGAAGATCTGGTGGAGATGCAGTCGAGGACATGAATGGGAAGCAGCGGTAGCCAGTAGGATCCGGGGGACTGGTTGTCCGGACTGCTTCTTTTGCCTTGATTCTCTTTGGAACAGGGATTTAATGCATGATCATCCCATACTTTACTCCTTTGTTTTTCTCAAAATATTCGCTATAATTTTGCTTATCTGA
- a CDS encoding DEAD/DEAH box helicase has protein sequence MESFIKGLKKLEGYKGQIEHIEFLPRKKEVQGTLETPLSPSLQQYLDNRDITLYKHQADAINLARKGENIVITTPTASGKTLAFNIPVFEALSMDPQARALYIYPMKALTNDQQNVLLIMEKETGISVHPKIYDGDTSRDDKRRIRDKARIVLTNPYGLHHYLHWHHLWKNFYENLQFIIIDESHTYRGVFGSHIALLIRRIQRICRFYGSNPQYILSSATIANPKEHSKKLTGKDFHVISSDSSESGKKSFIFWNPPFIDDDLTRRSTHQETRTLLSYCIREELQTLCFTKSRKMAELIGIWVKQDLDRTHPELADAVYSYRAGYHPEERRKIERGLKQREISGVVTTNALELGIDIGSLDCVIMSGYPGTVISTWQQAGRAGRLIDDSVVFLVAFQDPLDQYFMNHPQDFFSRNPENAVINLDNPYITIGHVMCASNELPLSDRDIDYFSEGYLQSIDELSEKRLIKKRQEGWMYSGTFRPETRVKLNNILDQTVTVFHYSRALETMDITQAYREVHEGAIFLHQGEPYQVNSLDLNSLVARVEEADPGYYTEALKTIDISIKSRINELNRGIKSGLGKVDVTEYYIEYRRMRNEKVISKHPLNLPPLNFPSIGFWFTIPSSIVSRIRSSGLDLAGGLHAIEHAMIAISPLHAMCDPRDLGGVSTELHRDTMEPTIFVYDGYKGGIGLSEKLHELLPELLGTILNLVKDCKCEEGCPSCIYSSKCGTNNEPLDKKTAIVLLNYLVEELHG, from the coding sequence ATGGAATCTTTCATTAAAGGATTAAAAAAACTTGAGGGCTATAAAGGCCAAATTGAGCATATCGAATTCTTACCTCGAAAAAAAGAGGTACAAGGAACACTTGAGACCCCTCTATCACCCTCGCTACAACAATATCTTGACAATCGTGATATCACTCTCTATAAACATCAAGCAGATGCAATTAACCTAGCACGAAAAGGTGAAAACATTGTCATTACAACCCCCACAGCCTCAGGAAAAACACTTGCATTCAACATACCTGTCTTTGAGGCGTTATCAATGGATCCACAAGCTCGTGCTCTATACATATACCCAATGAAAGCCCTGACAAACGATCAACAAAATGTTCTTTTAATCATGGAAAAGGAAACAGGCATCTCAGTTCATCCAAAAATATATGATGGTGATACATCACGAGACGACAAACGACGCATCAGAGACAAGGCACGCATAGTACTAACTAATCCATACGGACTCCATCATTATCTCCACTGGCACCATTTATGGAAAAATTTCTATGAGAATTTACAATTCATAATAATAGATGAGTCACACACATATCGAGGAGTATTTGGATCTCATATTGCACTCCTCATAAGACGGATTCAAAGAATCTGTCGTTTTTATGGCTCGAATCCGCAGTATATCCTATCTTCGGCTACTATCGCCAATCCAAAAGAGCATTCAAAGAAACTCACAGGAAAGGATTTCCATGTTATCTCAAGTGATAGCTCTGAATCAGGGAAAAAGAGTTTCATCTTCTGGAATCCTCCATTCATTGATGATGATTTAACTCGAAGATCAACCCATCAAGAAACCAGGACATTATTATCCTATTGTATCCGGGAAGAACTCCAGACACTATGTTTTACTAAATCCCGTAAAATGGCTGAGTTAATTGGGATATGGGTTAAACAAGACCTCGACCGTACCCACCCAGAACTCGCTGATGCCGTATACTCTTACCGCGCAGGATATCACCCTGAAGAGCGGAGAAAAATAGAAAGAGGCTTAAAACAGAGAGAGATATCAGGCGTCGTTACAACCAACGCATTAGAGCTTGGCATCGACATTGGTTCACTTGACTGTGTTATAATGTCAGGATATCCAGGAACTGTGATATCCACTTGGCAACAGGCAGGGAGAGCGGGACGATTGATAGATGACTCTGTTGTTTTCCTCGTTGCTTTTCAGGACCCCTTAGATCAATATTTTATGAACCATCCTCAGGACTTTTTCAGTAGGAACCCTGAGAATGCGGTAATTAACCTTGATAATCCTTACATAACTATTGGGCATGTTATGTGTGCATCCAATGAGCTGCCCCTATCAGACAGAGACATAGATTACTTCTCCGAAGGCTATCTTCAATCAATCGATGAATTGTCCGAAAAACGATTAATTAAGAAAAGGCAAGAAGGGTGGATGTATTCAGGTACTTTTAGACCCGAAACTAGAGTTAAGTTAAACAACATTTTAGATCAAACGGTTACAGTTTTCCATTATTCTAGGGCACTTGAGACAATGGACATCACTCAGGCATATAGAGAGGTGCATGAAGGAGCAATTTTTCTTCATCAAGGTGAACCATATCAGGTAAATTCATTAGACCTCAATAGTTTAGTGGCTCGTGTTGAAGAAGCTGACCCAGGGTATTACACTGAGGCTCTGAAAACAATCGACATCTCCATCAAGAGTAGAATAAATGAACTAAACCGTGGGATCAAATCGGGATTAGGAAAAGTAGATGTTACTGAGTATTACATTGAATATCGAAGAATGCGTAATGAGAAAGTAATTTCCAAGCACCCACTCAATCTTCCTCCACTAAATTTCCCTTCAATCGGATTCTGGTTTACCATTCCTTCGTCTATTGTATCTCGTATTCGTAGTTCAGGCTTGGACTTGGCTGGAGGATTGCATGCGATAGAGCATGCCATGATAGCAATTTCTCCATTACATGCAATGTGTGACCCAAGAGATCTCGGGGGGGTTTCCACTGAACTTCATCGAGATACTATGGAACCAACGATTTTCGTATATGATGGATACAAGGGTGGAATTGGGTTATCAGAAAAACTCCATGAGTTGTTACCTGAGCTCTTGGGGACTATATTAAATCTCGTTAAAGATTGTAAATGCGAGGAGGGGTGCCCCTCATGTATCTACTCATCAAAATGTGGAACTAACAATGAACCATTAGACAAGAAGACTGCTATTGTTTTGTTGAATTACTTAGTAGAAGAGCTTCACGGATAG
- a CDS encoding DNA alkylation repair protein, whose protein sequence is MSIHEEVKAELEKLSDPKHAMKLQGFFKTGKGEYGEGDVFIGVRVPDQRRIAKKYRDASLSDVLELFRSEIHEHRLTSLFIIIEQFSNGDEEARRRIVDLYLCNTAYVNNWDLVDSSAHKILGAWLVDKSRGVLYDLARSESVWERRISIISTFAFIRRGDLVDSLALAGALVCDAHDLIHKASGWVLREIGKKDPSVLEEFLTEHFETMPRTMLRYAIERLPEERRRFYMGR, encoded by the coding sequence ATGTCAATTCATGAGGAGGTAAAGGCTGAGTTAGAGAAACTTTCTGATCCGAAGCATGCGATGAAGCTTCAAGGATTCTTTAAGACTGGTAAGGGCGAGTATGGAGAAGGGGATGTTTTCATCGGTGTACGTGTTCCAGATCAACGGCGAATTGCGAAAAAGTACAGGGATGCTTCGTTATCTGATGTTTTAGAGCTTTTTCGGAGCGAGATACATGAACACAGGTTAACCTCGTTGTTCATTATAATTGAGCAATTCAGCAATGGAGACGAGGAAGCAAGACGTCGGATTGTTGATCTGTATCTATGTAATACGGCTTATGTGAATAACTGGGATCTTGTAGATAGTAGTGCGCATAAGATTCTGGGTGCCTGGTTGGTTGACAAGTCGAGGGGCGTGCTCTATGACCTGGCTAGATCCGAGAGTGTCTGGGAGAGGCGAATTTCGATTATATCGACTTTTGCATTCATTCGTCGTGGAGATCTGGTGGACTCACTTGCTTTGGCTGGGGCTTTGGTTTGTGATGCGCATGACTTGATCCATAAGGCATCGGGTTGGGTATTGCGGGAGATAGGGAAAAAAGACCCATCAGTCTTGGAAGAGTTTCTTACAGAACATTTCGAGACGATGCCAAGAACGATGTTGCGATATGCAATAGAACGGTTACCAGAGGAGCGGAGAAGGTTCTATATGGGAAGGTAG